Within the Musa acuminata AAA Group cultivar baxijiao chromosome BXJ2-9, Cavendish_Baxijiao_AAA, whole genome shotgun sequence genome, the region GAGGGAGAGGCGAGAGTTGCAATAATCAACGAGGCAAGATTATAAGAGGATAATAAGGGTGACTATGACGAGGAGTGAGGGGTACTACGACAAAAGAGAAGTCAAAAGGAGATAGACAAGAGAAGAGAGTATGTGATAAGAAAAGGAAAaaccaaaaaagagaaaaatacaaagGTCGTCATCGTCTATCATTAATGATTAAGTGCACGTAGCTCATGACACAAAATTATTGCTATTGAATTATGAGATGTCTCGTTGCatttaattgaatcaaataatttttaattaaattataatcaATTTAATCAAGATTTATTCAATCTAATAGAGTGATAGGAACACTTTAAGATTGGATCTCCACATGTATCGTATCCACGGATATAATTGATATCATGCACATATTAATCGACAACTTCACACAAACATAAACTCTGAAGAAATCATGTAACATTCTATTTTGGTTCACAAAAGGATTCCTAATTTTACGCATTTGCCACTGAATTATTACTTCTTGCTGTGGTGCTTCCTCGGCAGTATCTAATCCCCACGACGTATTCAACAACACGGACtctcatacacacacacacacactcgtaAAGACATGCTTTCCAATATCGGAACAAATACGTACATGAAACAGGGGGTGCATCTCCGCACGTCCGCTCACGCAGCGGCCGGCACGCTAAAGTCTTGTCCCACGTGCGAGCCCAACTCCATCAGCTTCGCGCCCTCGCTCTCGCTCTGCGGCGGCTGCGCCTCCACGCGCCGCGCGCGCGGAGGCGACGGCGTCTCACCTTGCTCCGGCACGCGCCATACCTTCACCGAATTATCGAGGCTGCCGCTGTACACCACGTAGCGGGGACAACCGCAGGCCCCGCCGGCCTCGCCGTCTTCCTTCTCCACGACCAGGCACTTGATCGGCCCCTCGTGGCCCGCGAGCACCGCCAGCTTGGTGTGGCCTGGGCCTCCAACAGAGCCGTCACCCTCCTCCCTCCGCCACACGCAGAGTGTCTTGTCCGCGGATCCGCTCACCACCAGTCTCCCGGTTGCCGCGAGGCACAGCACCGCCATCCGGTGCCCACGGAGCACCCCGCCGTGCACCAGCTGCCACTGCCCGCTCTCCCACCACCAGTAGTTAATCGTCCCGTCCGACGATCCGCAGTACACCACCCCAGCAACCTCCGCCACGGCCACAGACGTCACCGCGCTCTCCTGCTGCAGCAACCTCTGCACAAGAACGTGCTTCGTGGCACCCACTTTCCCTGCCGCCTCCCTACGCCACACCTTAACCGTGCCTTCCGCCGATCCCGTGAACAAAAATCCACCGAATCCGGTCGCCACCGCGTTGACTGCATCGTCGTGCGCCTTGATGGACTCGAGGCACTTGGAGTCCGATACCCTCCACACCTTAACCGTCCTATCCCAAGACCCAGAGTACAGAATCCCGGCCTCCTCGTCGAGGCTGAGACAGGAAATCGCATCGAAATGCCGAAGCCACACTGTCTTGCGGTGCCGCCGCACCTGGACGTAGTTAGATGGGTTGACGGAGCTCTTCAAGAAGTCCTTGAGCTTTGGGAGCGTCCCCACGCGCTTGTGGACCACGGGGTTCTTCGCGAAAGTCTTCCAGACACGAATCTTGCCGTCCTGATGGCCAGTGAAGATCGTGTCGCCGGCGACCACAATAGCCTTGACGAGGCCGCTGCAGGACTTGAAGCCCGACAGCTCATGTTGGCCCTTCCAGACGCGGATGTTCCTGCTATCGGACCCGGTGTAGAGGAGGTCCCCGGCGGTGGCGAGGGAGTAGACATGGCCCTCCTCGCGGACGAGCGACCCAACGAGGCCGGTGGCGTCGGGGTCAGCCGCGTCGTCGGAGAGGAAGGGGAGGTAGGCCCAAGGTGACTTGGCGAAGGGGGAGGCGGCCGCCGAGTTCCATGGGGACAGGTCATAAGGTGAGCCCCGGGCGCTGGCCGAGTTGCAGTCGGAGTCGTAGCCGAGGCTGGCGGAGGAGGAGCCCAGGCCGCGGCCACTGCTTCTGCCACGGGGTTGCTCGTCCTCAGATTGGAACGTGGTATCGGTCTGGAGAAGGTCGAACAGGTTGGAGGTGCGCGGTGGGCTTGCCGTGCCATCCTCTCTGTCCGTCATAATTGAAACTTGAAAGTGTGTGCGAGAGACTACGGTGGAGGCTTTGCTGCGATCGAAACCCAAAGGCCGCGGATGGTGTATAAATAGGGGTTGGAAAAGAACCAGGCGACGCCACGTGGATAAACGTGACTCCAAGATGTACGGAACGTTTCGTTCGGTAAACTGCGGGAGCGGAACCGCTTGTTAAAGGGGGGAAACACGCGGACCCATGTCTCTCCCGAGACACGAAACACAATTTTTGGCTTCACGAGGACGCTGGGCCCTCACTTTCGGTGAGCAGGTTCTCCGTGAACCCTGCGTTTTTAGCTTTTACTTCGAAGGACGACGCGTTCGGCTTCTATTGGTCGGACCAAACGTTGAATTAAAGCCGTAATTTGATGCTTTTGGTGACGCGTGTTTACTTTAGCCCACCGCTCAATCAATTTggattaaaagaacaaaaaagaaaaagaaaaaggaaagggtATAAAAGTGGCGGGGAGGGTAATTAGCTGGCACGGTTTAACTTGTAAAAGCCTTCGAACACGAATTCACAATGCAAACAACACGTAGATCTTTAACAATCGTTATGTAGATGTGCATCATATGGAGTGTAGTGTAAGCATGCTTCAATGACAAAAGAGATCCTTTCCATCTCGAAAAAGATGGTGTATACAATCTAAATTAAGATTTTGTAGGTCTGTAGAGGAGATGAGTGTTAAATGATCTCAAGATTGAAAGGtgataaaaatatcaagtaatcagttTGTTTGGGAAGATGAGTCAATCAGACATGATCCAAATATGTGAGTGTCAGAATGTTCGAAATAACTTCGAGATAATATCTATACCAAAGTCGATATTAGGAAAAAAATTTCATCTCGATCTCTCGGACGCTCAGGTTAATGATTAAAGTCTCTTACTATGAATTTTTTTTCGAGAAAAAAACTTCAAGGATTCACTCTTATACCTAGTTTTGAAGGGGATAATTAGTAACCACTTCAATGTTCTCTTTCGATATTTTTATCCTTACGAGCAAAAGGAGAAACAACCCTAGACAATTTATCTTAGACTTTTATCTATACGAATAAATAGATGAAGggtgatttgaaatattttttaatatattatatgatGATTGACTATTAGTATATTTCTTATCAAAGCTAATTCAACTAAGAACTTACCATGGTGTTTGAAAGATATGAGATCAGAAAGACAAGCTTTCATTGCATCCTATTTGACTATTTCAACAccttgatgtgaaatatttataaaaaaataagtttatCTTAACTACTTTTATTATGACACGACAAGAGATAACAAGAAAAAATCACTCAAAATATTATCCATTTTAATTAATTTGAAAATGACAATGATTTTGTTATATAACGGATTGTTATATAAAACATAGCTTCGGATTACACTTCTTTTAGTAGAATCATCtaaccattattattattattattattattattattattattattattattattatgttatcTCATGTTTTTCTCTATATGTAATATAATTATACCAcatcttaaaaaaataattatatcataAAAGAAATTTGGTGATAATCATTACATTTCCAAGataaaaaatgacacaaaatAGTTTgactagtaaaaaaaattatcatatcatcataaaattcTAGGATTAACACTCGTCTTCATCTATTGTGCTCATCTTTCTTCTTCGGTTATCTATTCTCTTTTTTCTTATCATCAATTCTTTTTTCATTATCGTCTTTCATATCGTAATTATTTttctcataataatttttttaaatttttatataaataataaatgatgaaAGTGAGATTCCATctcaaaatcaaaaatcaaaatattttactttcatcttTTCGTCGTTCATCCAACaggttaatttttttcttttgttttttggaaACTTGCAGCTATCCAACTCACTTAAGTTACATCAATGTACTTATCGACCACATTTGAATAATCCATTAGATCCGAAAAGAGGTAAAATAACATTCTCGAACATTCTACTAATTGCTATTCCAAATCGTGCACCTGAGACCATAATTATTCCCAAAGATATCATAAATTAATGGACACCACAGAAACAATGAGTGAACACAGCGCCATGATCGCGATTCAACAGTGGCGGTCTAATGCCCAGCCAGACTGCTGCCTATGACTCGTAACGTGCACCTCTTTTCTAGGTTTTGACGTCCCGAAAGCCACCACCGTCGTCGTCATCTACAGCCGGCGGATTCCACAGCGCCAGTGGCCCGCCACGTAACAGTAGCATATAACGGGGCGCGTTCGATTATTACAACCACACCTCACCGCTGCGAGCTATTTGCTTTCCACGGCCACGTATCACTTTGGTAGGCAGAGACAACGATGCATGCCCCAATTGCAGCCGATAGCTTCGTGATCGGAGGCAGTGTCATTGCAATCGCCCAGATGCGTCTGATCGAATTGAGGTACGCGACAGGGACGCCGTGCTTACCTGCTACCTTTCGATAGAAAAGAGTCCGAGATATGCGCATCCA harbors:
- the LOC103999119 gene encoding protein JINGUBANG translates to MTDREDGTASPPRTSNLFDLLQTDTTFQSEDEQPRGRSSGRGLGSSSASLGYDSDCNSASARGSPYDLSPWNSAAASPFAKSPWAYLPFLSDDAADPDATGLVGSLVREEGHVYSLATAGDLLYTGSDSRNIRVWKGQHELSGFKSCSGLVKAIVVAGDTIFTGHQDGKIRVWKTFAKNPVVHKRVGTLPKLKDFLKSSVNPSNYVQVRRHRKTVWLRHFDAISCLSLDEEAGILYSGSWDRTVKVWRVSDSKCLESIKAHDDAVNAVATGFGGFLFTGSAEGTVKVWRREAAGKVGATKHVLVQRLLQQESAVTSVAVAEVAGVVYCGSSDGTINYWWWESGQWQLVHGGVLRGHRMAVLCLAATGRLVVSGSADKTLCVWRREEGDGSVGGPGHTKLAVLAGHEGPIKCLVVEKEDGEAGGACGCPRYVVYSGSLDNSVKVWRVPEQGETPSPPRARRVEAQPPQSESEGAKLMELGSHVGQDFSVPAAA